From a region of the Candidatus Desulfatibia profunda genome:
- a CDS encoding SHOCT domain-containing protein: protein MTEGIIEDFHSDVTIQLVNENTPEDVIPTGKRLFDNKDSKCGKIECAELHLWTGQLIEILEGELKKRGIKVAPDAEKVLKIKIKDINFYLPFMGFHVRAWVDFNVDVGGVYSKSFIGRGKSGGTGLRAYGNAMLWSAVEILNDPDIQKYIREPIEKAITPAKDDDVEDKLEKLKTLFDKGLITQEEYDSKKTELLEKF, encoded by the coding sequence ATGACGGAAGGGATTATAGAAGACTTTCACTCCGATGTTACTATACAATTAGTCAATGAAAACACGCCAGAAGATGTAATACCTACAGGCAAAAGACTCTTTGATAACAAAGACTCTAAATGCGGAAAAATCGAATGCGCAGAATTACATTTATGGACAGGTCAACTTATTGAAATTTTAGAAGGGGAACTAAAAAAGAGAGGGATTAAGGTTGCACCTGATGCTGAAAAAGTGTTGAAAATTAAAATTAAGGACATTAATTTTTATCTTCCCTTCATGGGTTTTCATGTTCGTGCATGGGTAGATTTTAATGTTGATGTCGGTGGAGTGTACTCAAAATCATTCATAGGGAGGGGTAAGTCAGGAGGCACTGGTCTGAGAGCGTATGGCAATGCTATGCTGTGGTCAGCAGTAGAAATATTAAACGATCCTGACATCCAAAAATATATTAGAGAACCTATAGAAAAAGCCATAACACCAGCCAAGGATGATGATGTAGAGGATAAACTTGAAAAATTAAAGACACTTTTTGACAAAGGATTAATCACTCAAGAAGAGTATGATAGCAAGAAAACAGAGTTATTAGAAAAGTTTTGA